A section of the Gemmatimonadota bacterium genome encodes:
- a CDS encoding molybdopterin-dependent oxidoreductase gives MAGKTNLSRRDVLIKGGIATAGMTLLPSHVLAQIAQLARDETPVDWIDEFGPPRSPDFVLLDWNGLESWITPVDQFFSASHYPEPTVDGDTYSLEIAGAVRQKLNLSLDEIKSMPRRDLDFTLECSGNRGVPVFRGGVFNARWTGTPLAPILERAGMWDNGMEVVFFGHDEGEEVITPRRSEPLTMKQNFARSLTMAQAMGPDILLCYEVNGQTLPPKHGYPLRLIVPGWYGITQVKWLKRIEVRTTRYMGRFISRDYVTIREETHNGETVWRQESVGKGRINSVTARVTRVGPLHRIYGAVWGEPLRAVQVRIDDGPWQTAEIIEGEDAEYAWKFWRLDWDRPSPGEHTITSRGVTTAGTVQPAPDDPYLAGKKTYWESNGQVTRTIRTFES, from the coding sequence ATGGCCGGAAAAACCAACCTGTCCCGCAGAGACGTGCTGATCAAGGGAGGGATCGCGACAGCCGGTATGACGCTGCTGCCTTCCCACGTGCTGGCCCAAATAGCCCAGTTGGCTCGGGACGAAACGCCCGTGGACTGGATCGACGAGTTCGGGCCGCCGCGAAGCCCCGATTTCGTGCTGCTGGACTGGAACGGCCTGGAGTCGTGGATCACGCCCGTGGACCAGTTTTTCTCGGCCAGCCACTACCCGGAGCCGACCGTCGACGGAGATACCTACAGCCTCGAAATCGCGGGCGCGGTGAGACAGAAGCTCAACCTGAGCCTGGACGAGATCAAGTCCATGCCGCGCAGAGATCTGGATTTCACCCTCGAATGCTCCGGCAACCGGGGCGTTCCCGTCTTCCGCGGCGGCGTGTTCAACGCCCGGTGGACCGGCACGCCGCTGGCGCCGATCCTGGAGCGGGCGGGTATGTGGGACAATGGTATGGAGGTGGTCTTCTTCGGGCACGACGAAGGGGAGGAGGTCATCACGCCCCGCCGCAGCGAGCCGCTGACCATGAAGCAGAACTTCGCCCGTTCGCTCACCATGGCGCAGGCCATGGGCCCGGACATCCTGCTGTGCTACGAGGTAAACGGCCAGACGCTGCCGCCGAAGCACGGCTATCCCCTGCGCCTCATCGTACCCGGCTGGTATGGGATTACCCAGGTGAAGTGGTTGAAGCGCATCGAAGTACGCACCACCCGGTACATGGGGCGGTTCATCTCGCGGGATTACGTCACGATCCGCGAGGAGACCCATAACGGAGAGACGGTATGGCGCCAGGAGTCCGTGGGTAAGGGGCGCATCAACTCCGTCACGGCGCGGGTCACCCGCGTCGGTCCCCTGCACCGGATCTACGGCGCGGTCTGGGGCGAACCGCTCAGAGCGGTGCAGGTGCGCATCGACGACGGGCCCTGGCAGACGGCGGAGATCATCGAGGGAGAGGACGCCGAGTACGCCTGGAAATTCTGGCGCCTGGACTGGGACCGCCCGTCCCCTGGCGAACATACGATCACGTCACGGGGCGTGACGACGGCCGGCACGGTTCAGCCGGCGCCGGACGACCCCTACCTTGCCGGCAAGAAGACCTACTGGGAGAGCAACGGCCAGGTAACCCGGACGATTCGGACCTTCGAAAGCTAG
- a CDS encoding phytanoyl-CoA dioxygenase family protein has translation MISKRILPGERLDDAGMEAILEDFHRDGYALIPGVLTRDEIDALREVTDRCFNDPVLAGTDYVSGRGDGFVLRNTLELDAVFVDMLIREPILSLAEAVVGEDCKFCGQNVIRNAPGQAIDRWHVDDRVEFPLPDDVPCHDPRIRMPVQWFTIQMALTDIDTVEDGPTQFVPGSQYSGRDPNSQENPEFEGRGPVSAFCKAGDVYLQNNQCWHRGAPVTSNRMRYVFQSQYAAHWAHRRFSEYNHVPVPPTVLSRASGRLRGVLGV, from the coding sequence GTGATTTCCAAACGCATACTTCCAGGCGAGCGTCTCGACGACGCCGGAATGGAAGCGATTCTCGAGGATTTCCACCGGGACGGCTACGCCCTCATCCCCGGGGTGCTTACCCGGGATGAAATCGACGCGCTCCGCGAAGTCACGGACCGCTGTTTCAACGATCCTGTGCTCGCGGGTACCGATTACGTAAGCGGGCGGGGGGACGGTTTCGTACTGCGGAACACGCTGGAACTGGACGCGGTGTTCGTGGACATGCTGATCCGGGAACCGATCCTGAGTCTGGCCGAGGCGGTCGTTGGAGAGGACTGCAAGTTCTGTGGACAGAACGTGATCCGGAACGCGCCTGGCCAGGCGATCGATCGATGGCACGTGGACGACCGGGTGGAGTTTCCGCTGCCGGACGACGTGCCGTGCCACGACCCCCGCATCCGCATGCCGGTGCAGTGGTTCACGATTCAGATGGCCCTGACCGATATCGACACGGTCGAGGACGGCCCGACGCAGTTCGTTCCCGGCAGCCAGTATTCGGGCAGAGATCCCAACAGCCAGGAGAACCCCGAGTTCGAGGGGCGCGGTCCAGTTTCAGCCTTCTGCAAGGCGGGAGACGTCTACCTGCAGAACAACCAGTGCTGGCACCGCGGGGCGCCGGTCACGTCCAACCGCATGCGCTACGTTTTTCAGTCCCAGTATGCCGCCCACTGGGCCCACAGGCGGTTTTCCGAGTACAACCACGTGCCCGTGCCGCCCACGGTGCTCAGCCGGGCGTCCGGCCGGTTGCGCGGGGTGCTGGGCGTGTGA
- a CDS encoding methyltransferase domain-containing protein — translation MKRGNAKKSNHAYPGNTRQAWLSATVLAIRMSSTSYYDLNADALVTQYDGVDPANVHADWAPAHLREEPGFACDIGAGSGRDANWLAARGWEVVAVEPSALRNLAAERSHPRVVWMNDALPDLRVLRALGRRFDLILLSAVWMHVAPGVRERAFRILSELLNPSGLLVISLRRGGDAAENAARGFYDTSAEELIGFANRRAIALRGHSTQPDLTRPGIHWESLVFAMPDDGTGSLPLLRHVIVNDNKSSTYKLGLLRTLVRLAETAPGLVINRTDDYVEIPFGAVGLYWLKQYLSLVLHHRLPQRPSGPGGYGWAGKAFYRLRNVSPSDLRLGARFDSDRAVILTRAINDACENIERMPVRYITYPASGNRQLFESGFSSTRMTGRPIVLSREYLTQFGRFRIPALLWQALGQFACWLDPVIVGEWRQLTSKWEGPANLRSAARWAANTGPSAAMVRESGADKATKDPFEWSESRYDTSIALERAMQLRDDGFALTCVWSAARIRTDPHIDHCFPWARWRNNDLWNLMPARGNINLKKSDRLPSSSAMADARDRMLEWWRHAWLQSPQEDRFFMEARYSLPGLDIDTPRLEDIFTAAQHQRARLKQDQQLIEWPT, via the coding sequence ATGAAGCGGGGAAACGCCAAAAAGTCCAACCACGCCTATCCTGGCAACACGCGACAGGCCTGGCTATCCGCAACGGTCCTGGCAATCCGCATGAGCAGCACCAGCTACTACGACCTCAACGCCGACGCCCTCGTCACCCAGTATGACGGGGTAGACCCTGCCAACGTTCATGCAGACTGGGCGCCGGCGCACCTGCGTGAAGAACCCGGATTCGCCTGCGACATCGGCGCTGGTTCGGGACGTGATGCCAACTGGCTTGCGGCCAGGGGTTGGGAAGTCGTGGCGGTAGAACCGAGCGCGTTGCGGAACCTCGCCGCGGAACGCTCCCATCCACGAGTGGTCTGGATGAACGACGCGCTACCGGACCTGCGGGTTCTGCGTGCGCTCGGTCGGCGGTTCGACCTGATTCTACTGAGCGCCGTGTGGATGCACGTGGCGCCGGGAGTCCGGGAACGGGCATTCCGCATACTTTCCGAACTCCTCAATCCATCCGGGCTGCTGGTGATTTCGCTGCGACGTGGCGGAGACGCCGCAGAAAACGCTGCCCGGGGGTTCTATGACACTTCGGCAGAGGAACTTATCGGATTTGCCAACCGGCGAGCCATCGCGCTGCGCGGCCACTCGACGCAGCCGGACCTGACGCGCCCAGGCATACACTGGGAATCGCTGGTCTTCGCCATGCCGGACGATGGCACCGGCAGCCTGCCGCTGCTGCGTCACGTGATCGTGAACGACAATAAATCTTCGACCTACAAGCTGGGACTGCTTCGGACCCTGGTGCGACTCGCCGAGACGGCGCCGGGGCTGGTCATCAATCGGACGGACGACTACGTTGAAATCCCGTTCGGTGCCGTCGGTCTGTACTGGCTGAAGCAATATCTGTCCCTGGTCCTGCATCATCGACTGCCTCAACGCCCTTCGGGACCGGGCGGATATGGCTGGGCAGGGAAAGCGTTCTACCGCCTGCGGAACGTCTCGCCTTCCGACCTTCGGCTGGGCGCCAGGTTTGACTCGGACCGGGCCGTCATCCTTACTCGCGCCATAAACGACGCCTGCGAGAATATCGAGCGGATGCCGGTACGCTACATCACGTACCCCGCTTCCGGCAACCGGCAGTTGTTCGAATCCGGTTTTTCCAGTACGAGAATGACCGGCCGGCCCATCGTCCTGTCTCGCGAATACCTTACTCAGTTCGGCCGCTTCAGGATTCCCGCATTGCTATGGCAGGCGCTCGGTCAGTTCGCCTGCTGGCTGGATCCGGTCATCGTAGGAGAATGGCGGCAGCTGACTTCGAAGTGGGAGGGGCCGGCAAATCTGCGCAGTGCTGCGCGGTGGGCGGCCAATACCGGCCCATCCGCCGCAATGGTCCGGGAATCCGGAGCCGATAAGGCGACGAAGGATCCGTTCGAATGGTCCGAAAGCCGATACGACACCAGCATCGCCCTCGAAAGGGCGATGCAGTTGCGCGATGACGGATTCGCGCTCACCTGCGTATGGTCCGCGGCGCGTATTCGAACTGATCCGCACATCGACCACTGTTTTCCGTGGGCGCGCTGGCGCAACAATGATCTCTGGAACCTGATGCCGGCCCGCGGCAACATCAACCTCAAGAAGAGCGACCGGCTGCCCTCCTCCAGCGCCATGGCCGACGCTCGAGACCGCATGCTGGAATGGTGGCGGCACGCATGGCTTCAATCGCCGCAGGAGGACCGGTTTTTCATGGAAGCGCGGTACTCCCTGCCGGGGCTCGATATCGACACACCCAGATTGGAAGACATCTTCACCGCTGCTCAGCACCAGCGCGCGCGCCTGAAACAGGACCAGCAACTGATCGAGTGGCCGACCTGA
- a CDS encoding phytanoyl-CoA dioxygenase family protein: MAEIRPTMTDDDVMDFVANGYVVLDEMVDADFNERCRDIKQGPAKETVGSPDFIREVLLHPRLAGVIRSLLGPNFLMPTGGHHHLIDQPVAGQDWHSDGISGLGYEFNELQCYYYPQDVNIEDGPTMILPGSHCRAVNRDALAHYGDLMGQLSLVVKAGTVAITRYGIWHRAGPKLNHKPRSMIKFSYFRNGPPRRDWLIDSDEIPEYRDRPAAPYTSGVESYRDLRRRIHTWNWLCGLSEDESMVHDRWRPSYETGTQPVEEVAL, encoded by the coding sequence ATGGCGGAGATCAGACCGACGATGACCGATGACGACGTGATGGATTTTGTAGCCAATGGATACGTGGTGCTCGACGAGATGGTGGATGCCGATTTCAACGAGCGGTGCCGCGACATCAAGCAAGGCCCCGCAAAGGAAACGGTCGGATCGCCCGATTTCATCCGCGAGGTCCTGCTCCATCCCCGGTTGGCCGGCGTGATCCGTTCGCTGCTCGGTCCCAACTTCCTGATGCCCACGGGAGGCCATCACCATCTCATAGACCAGCCGGTCGCGGGACAGGACTGGCACTCGGACGGCATATCCGGCCTGGGCTACGAGTTCAACGAACTCCAGTGCTACTATTATCCCCAGGACGTGAATATCGAAGACGGACCGACCATGATCCTGCCCGGTTCTCACTGCCGGGCGGTCAACCGCGACGCCCTGGCCCACTACGGCGATCTAATGGGCCAGCTTTCGCTCGTCGTGAAAGCCGGCACTGTGGCCATTACCCGTTACGGCATCTGGCACCGGGCCGGCCCAAAGCTCAATCACAAGCCCCGCAGCATGATCAAGTTCTCCTACTTCCGCAACGGGCCGCCCCGGCGCGACTGGTTGATCGATTCGGATGAAATCCCCGAGTATCGCGATCGTCCGGCCGCGCCTTACACCAGCGGGGTGGAATCCTACCGGGACCTGAGGCGCCGCATCCACACCTGGAACTGGCTGTGTGGGCTGAGCGAGGATGAGTCCATGGTCCACGACCGGTGGCGACCGTCCTACGAGACCGGTACGCAGCCCGTCGAGGAAGTCGCGCTTTGA
- a CDS encoding amidohydrolase family protein, whose protein sequence is MIIDSHAYCFPPGDAKAGYSDARDHLRWMQAEHAVHHQPAWRVRDRAPASSEVIAPEAPGDWSTLPEVDFRVDRTYGRVVWTIDGEDYTKQFYPPHLRNLEYTPDGLIAEMDYAGVDVALLHTNPMLGRDSAFQAACVEAFPGRLYSMAPVEEWRIAEESDAVIEEVDQAVRVHGLHAVKFNAPLAYRGSGQPWSSGVYRPFWDAVTALNVPVFFTSGAGPVLGYHADLTRGYLDELGVLMDWMDRYPDTVCSITHGFPWRMFVDADRLILPDGLWRPFENPNLSLEVCFPVRIGDMFDYPYREAWPALEEMVDRIGADRLLWGTDMPFQNRFCTYRQSRYWIEKYAGFLSEADLAAIMGGTAARILNIKFT, encoded by the coding sequence ATGATCATCGATTCCCACGCGTACTGCTTTCCGCCGGGTGACGCGAAGGCCGGATATTCCGACGCCCGGGACCACCTCCGGTGGATGCAGGCCGAGCACGCGGTCCATCACCAGCCGGCCTGGCGGGTCCGGGACCGGGCCCCCGCCTCGTCGGAGGTGATCGCGCCAGAAGCACCCGGCGATTGGTCCACGCTCCCCGAAGTGGACTTCCGGGTCGATCGCACCTATGGACGCGTGGTGTGGACAATCGACGGCGAAGACTACACCAAGCAGTTCTACCCGCCCCACTTGCGCAACCTCGAATACACCCCCGACGGCCTGATCGCCGAGATGGACTATGCGGGCGTGGACGTCGCCCTGCTCCATACCAATCCCATGCTGGGCCGCGACAGCGCGTTTCAGGCCGCGTGTGTCGAAGCCTTCCCCGGCCGCCTGTATTCCATGGCGCCCGTGGAGGAATGGCGTATCGCCGAAGAATCGGACGCGGTGATCGAGGAAGTAGACCAGGCCGTGCGCGTCCACGGCCTGCACGCCGTCAAGTTCAACGCCCCGCTGGCGTACCGCGGGAGCGGGCAGCCGTGGAGCAGCGGTGTCTACCGGCCATTCTGGGACGCCGTGACCGCGTTAAACGTCCCGGTTTTCTTCACCTCGGGCGCCGGACCGGTGCTCGGCTATCATGCCGACCTCACCCGGGGGTACCTCGACGAACTCGGCGTGCTCATGGACTGGATGGACCGCTACCCGGACACGGTCTGCAGCATCACCCACGGTTTTCCGTGGCGCATGTTTGTCGACGCCGACCGTCTTATCCTGCCGGATGGCCTGTGGAGACCCTTCGAAAACCCCAACCTCAGCCTGGAAGTATGCTTTCCCGTGCGGATCGGCGATATGTTCGACTATCCTTACCGCGAGGCCTGGCCGGCGTTGGAAGAGATGGTCGATCGGATCGGCGCCGACAGGTTGTTGTGGGGCACGGACATGCCCTTCCAGAACCGGTTCTGCACCTACCGCCAGTCCCGGTACTGGATCGAGAAGTACGCCGGTTTTCTCAGCGAGGCGGACCTGGCCGCGATCATGGGCGGCACGGCCGCGCGTATTCTGAACATCAAGTTTACATAA
- a CDS encoding cupin domain-containing protein has product MQLHDDKQTNRADNIQSAEIRLPTADLTADLAFFMKTLGFRMDKIYPADYPTVSVLSGHGLTIRLEQDASEPPGTLRILCRDPAVLAGGQTELTAPNGTRVEIVQADPPLEIPPTEHAFLVRRLKDNTPWVIGRAGMHYRDLVPGRLGGSIIASHIRIPDAGPVPDVVHYHTVGFQLIFCYRGEVKLVYEDQGPPFMLKAGDCVIQPPEIRHRVLESSENLQVIEIGVPADHVTTIDHEVELPTQVLNPDRVFGGQTFCRHQLKDAVWEPWRLAGFEARETGIGEATGGVASVQVARVTGGANDRSTDGVRSGGARSDGAGDSGGEQVTSHTGDILFTFVMEGEVTLNGESQGAHRLEAGDAYVIPPHTKTSLTDRSADLELLEVALPARFETIVH; this is encoded by the coding sequence ATGCAACTGCACGACGACAAACAGACTAACCGGGCGGACAACATCCAGAGCGCCGAGATCCGGTTGCCGACCGCGGACCTGACCGCGGACCTGGCCTTCTTCATGAAAACCCTCGGGTTCCGCATGGACAAGATCTATCCGGCCGACTACCCGACGGTCTCGGTGCTCTCCGGCCACGGACTCACCATCCGCCTGGAGCAGGATGCGTCCGAACCGCCGGGCACGTTACGGATCCTGTGCCGCGATCCGGCCGTCCTGGCCGGCGGACAGACCGAACTCACCGCGCCGAACGGAACCCGGGTCGAGATCGTACAGGCCGATCCGCCGCTTGAGATCCCGCCGACGGAACATGCCTTTCTCGTACGGCGCCTCAAGGACAACACGCCCTGGGTGATCGGCCGAGCCGGCATGCACTACCGCGACCTGGTGCCCGGCCGCCTCGGTGGGAGCATCATCGCCTCCCACATCCGGATACCCGACGCCGGACCGGTTCCCGACGTCGTGCACTACCACACTGTGGGATTCCAGTTGATCTTCTGTTACCGGGGCGAGGTGAAACTAGTCTACGAGGACCAGGGCCCGCCCTTCATGCTGAAGGCCGGCGACTGCGTCATTCAGCCCCCGGAGATCCGGCACCGGGTGCTCGAATCGTCCGAGAACCTGCAGGTCATCGAGATCGGCGTACCGGCCGACCACGTGACCACCATCGATCACGAGGTCGAGTTGCCGACCCAGGTGTTGAATCCCGATCGCGTTTTCGGCGGGCAGACGTTCTGCCGTCACCAGCTCAAGGACGCGGTGTGGGAACCGTGGAGACTGGCGGGATTCGAGGCGAGGGAAACGGGCATCGGAGAAGCAACGGGCGGTGTGGCCTCGGTGCAGGTCGCCCGGGTGACCGGTGGCGCGAACGACCGTTCAACCGACGGCGTGAGGAGCGGCGGTGCGAGGAGCGACGGTGCGGGAGATAGCGGCGGCGAGCAGGTCACGAGCCACACGGGCGACATCCTCTTCACCTTCGTCATGGAAGGGGAAGTCACGCTGAACGGGGAAAGCCAGGGCGCGCACCGGCTGGAGGCGGGGGACGCCTACGTCATTCCGCCGCACACAAAAACATCCCTCACGGACCGCTCGGCCGACCTCGAGCTCCTCGAGGTGGCGCTGCCCGCGCGGTTCGAGACCATCGTGCACTAA
- a CDS encoding mannonate dehydratase — MHVGTQQFSTADEDLEYLARHGVFNKSELNITFHREYGWDVEELAAKKEKCARFGIEMEMVALPIADLNVDSGQVPNYMLGKYDEGDKEIELVCNMVRQASEAGIPAIKYYLCEMENQRTESDPPGRGGSIYSTWDLEKAKDRPPRYDEPVTAEMNWARITYFLERVIPVATECKVRMACHPCDPWLPPGYRCVDRVLGGFDGFKQFIEICPSPYHGVNLCLGCMAESSLEPLKEVPDIIRYLGSRNKIFLCHFRNIVGGRNKFQEVWPDEGVMNMHRNMQALKEVGYPHMCVPDHAPGHKDPDSYRQAFAYEFGYIQAMIQAVMDGG; from the coding sequence ATGCACGTAGGCACCCAGCAGTTCAGCACGGCGGACGAAGACCTGGAATACCTGGCCCGCCATGGCGTCTTCAACAAGAGCGAACTCAACATCACCTTCCACCGCGAGTACGGCTGGGACGTGGAGGAACTGGCGGCCAAGAAGGAAAAGTGCGCCCGGTTCGGGATCGAAATGGAAATGGTGGCCCTGCCCATCGCCGACCTGAACGTGGACAGCGGCCAAGTGCCCAATTACATGCTGGGAAAATACGACGAAGGCGATAAGGAAATCGAACTGGTCTGCAACATGGTGCGCCAGGCCTCGGAAGCGGGCATCCCCGCAATCAAATACTACCTGTGCGAGATGGAGAACCAGCGCACCGAGAGCGATCCGCCCGGCCGCGGGGGGTCGATCTACAGCACCTGGGACCTGGAGAAGGCGAAGGACCGGCCGCCCAGGTACGACGAGCCCGTGACGGCCGAGATGAACTGGGCCCGCATCACCTACTTCCTGGAACGGGTGATCCCCGTGGCCACCGAATGCAAGGTCCGCATGGCCTGCCATCCCTGCGATCCATGGCTGCCGCCCGGATACCGATGCGTGGACCGCGTGCTCGGCGGTTTCGATGGGTTCAAGCAGTTCATCGAGATCTGCCCCAGTCCCTATCACGGCGTCAACCTCTGCCTGGGCTGCATGGCGGAGAGTTCCCTCGAGCCCCTCAAGGAGGTGCCGGACATCATCCGCTACCTCGGCTCGCGCAACAAGATCTTCCTCTGCCACTTCCGCAACATCGTGGGCGGGCGGAACAAGTTCCAGGAGGTCTGGCCCGACGAGGGCGTGATGAACATGCACCGCAACATGCAGGCCCTCAAGGAGGTCGGCTACCCACACATGTGCGTGCCCGACCACGCGCCGGGGCATAAGGACCCGGACAGCTACCGGCAGGCCTTCGCCTACGAGTTCGGCTACATCCAGGCGATGATCCAGGCCGTGATGGATGGGGGGTAG
- a CDS encoding cupin domain-containing protein, translated as MRITHTRREEMHLGVSHGGAAASYFNPGFSERDFQSPWTFIHSVIFPPGSGIGQHSHTYAEEIFVTIDNAAQFTHNGRTAEVVGGAAVPLRSGESHGIYNHTDRDTWFFNFHCVDTVREPKHEDFNDPRIGVELESTDRLPIGRFDRSLLKPRRHHGGCGEVLYRQIWGSRDFQTNFEYLCHILLPPGTSVGYHRHDLVEEAYIIMDGRGRITVNDETEEVERGDAVPNMIGSAHGIYNHTDEDLELFVVGVSLEKGKVDATDLGDDLTGR; from the coding sequence ATGCGGATAACCCATACCAGGCGTGAAGAGATGCACCTGGGCGTCAGCCACGGCGGCGCCGCGGCAAGCTACTTCAACCCCGGTTTCAGCGAACGGGACTTCCAATCGCCCTGGACGTTCATTCACTCGGTGATCTTCCCGCCCGGCAGCGGCATCGGCCAACACAGCCACACCTACGCGGAAGAGATCTTCGTCACTATCGACAACGCCGCGCAATTCACCCACAACGGCCGCACGGCTGAAGTCGTGGGCGGCGCCGCGGTGCCCCTGCGCTCGGGCGAGTCTCACGGTATATACAACCACACGGACCGGGACACCTGGTTCTTCAATTTCCACTGCGTGGATACGGTCCGCGAACCGAAGCACGAGGATTTCAACGACCCGCGTATCGGGGTCGAGCTGGAATCCACCGACCGCCTGCCCATCGGCCGGTTCGACCGTTCCCTGCTTAAGCCGCGCCGGCACCACGGGGGCTGCGGCGAGGTGCTGTACCGGCAGATCTGGGGAAGCCGGGACTTCCAGACCAATTTCGAGTATCTCTGCCACATCCTGCTGCCGCCGGGCACTTCCGTAGGCTACCACCGGCACGATCTCGTGGAGGAAGCCTATATAATCATGGACGGCCGGGGCCGGATCACCGTGAACGACGAGACTGAGGAGGTCGAACGTGGGGACGCCGTCCCCAACATGATCGGGAGCGCCCATGGTATCTACAACCACACGGACGAGGACCTCGAGCTCTTCGTCGTAGGCGTGAGCCTGGAAAAGGGCAAGGTGGACGCGACCGACCTGGGCGACGACCTGACCGGGCGCTGA
- a CDS encoding mandelate racemase/muconate lactonizing enzyme family protein, which produces MKITDVKVHLVESWRKSTDIGSPWIFVQVYTDEGVVGLGDATNWPGGTIIAQAVEELAKLIVGEDPFHIEYLYHRMYYALEQIGQTGTVIAAVSGIEIALWDIVGKVTGQPIYNLIGGPCRDRIRFYSHASNPEECAELAAKGVTAIKAYFPGDPLVRGERIDSPRSITLKEEKLALEHMRRCREAVGDEVDICTDVGCRYTTSAAIRIGNRLEEIGLLFYEEPVHPENIDALAKVTASVNVPVCVGERRYTRFGFRDLIAAQAVDMIMPDVVRTGGIMETKKIAAMAESYYMQVSPHNPNSALSTTASLHVMANIPNALVLEFVDEKWDAPWRDDLLTDPPVVESGYFRLPEKPGLGTELNMDVVEKYRFEG; this is translated from the coding sequence GTGAAAATCACCGATGTGAAAGTGCACCTGGTGGAGTCCTGGCGCAAATCGACGGACATCGGCTCGCCGTGGATCTTCGTCCAGGTCTATACCGACGAGGGCGTCGTGGGTCTGGGGGACGCCACGAACTGGCCGGGCGGCACGATCATCGCCCAAGCCGTGGAGGAACTGGCCAAGCTCATCGTCGGCGAGGACCCCTTCCACATTGAGTACCTGTACCACCGCATGTACTATGCCCTGGAGCAGATCGGGCAGACCGGCACGGTCATCGCGGCCGTCAGCGGAATCGAGATCGCCCTGTGGGACATCGTGGGCAAGGTCACCGGGCAGCCCATCTACAACCTCATCGGCGGACCGTGCCGTGACCGCATCCGGTTCTACAGCCACGCGTCCAACCCGGAGGAATGCGCTGAGCTGGCCGCCAAGGGCGTTACCGCCATCAAGGCGTACTTCCCCGGCGACCCGCTGGTCAGAGGGGAACGCATCGATTCGCCCCGCTCCATCACGCTAAAGGAAGAGAAGCTCGCCCTGGAACACATGCGCCGGTGCCGCGAGGCCGTGGGCGACGAGGTGGACATCTGCACCGACGTGGGATGCCGGTACACCACGAGCGCCGCGATCCGCATCGGCAACCGGCTGGAGGAAATCGGCCTGCTGTTCTACGAGGAGCCGGTCCACCCGGAGAACATCGACGCCCTGGCCAAAGTGACCGCGTCCGTCAACGTGCCCGTGTGCGTGGGCGAGCGCCGGTACACGCGCTTCGGCTTCCGGGACCTGATCGCCGCCCAGGCGGTGGACATGATCATGCCCGACGTGGTGCGCACGGGCGGCATCATGGAGACCAAGAAGATCGCCGCCATGGCCGAGAGCTACTACATGCAGGTCTCGCCCCACAATCCGAACAGCGCACTGTCGACGACAGCGAGCCTGCACGTCATGGCCAACATCCCCAACGCCCTGGTACTCGAATTCGTGGACGAAAAGTGGGACGCCCCATGGCGCGACGACCTGCTGACCGATCCGCCGGTCGTGGAAAGCGGCTACTTCCGGCTCCCCGAGAAACCCGGGCTGGGGACGGAGTTGAACATGGACGTCGTCGAGAAGTACCGTTTCGAAGGTTAA
- a CDS encoding phytanoyl-CoA dioxygenase family protein translates to MTEKSFQAHVLDMKVEGYTILTDQLTSEECAEARKELETRYPDRERGSFEWLFNKARVFERFYQLPDHLRLIRHFLGTDALLSAVYGSVVMPGEGGRGLHSDSGITGHNRDASMPDADEGRRITSHSIALNTIFCLSPFTETNGATEFVPGSHRYEYLDVPDSAYDNARTAVAPEGSLVLFDVNTWHGTTKNRTDETRYAVLSPWRRRWTKCEYEMARVVKPDVLERAGEDGPVIFGFQAQSPYTELWQWDREEGGPKPEFSHLRRD, encoded by the coding sequence ATGACAGAGAAATCCTTTCAAGCCCATGTGCTGGACATGAAGGTCGAAGGATACACCATCCTGACGGACCAGTTGACCTCGGAGGAGTGCGCCGAAGCGCGTAAGGAGCTGGAAACCCGTTATCCCGATCGGGAACGGGGAAGTTTCGAGTGGCTCTTCAACAAGGCACGGGTATTCGAGCGGTTCTACCAGTTACCCGATCACCTGCGGCTGATCCGACACTTTCTCGGTACCGACGCGCTCCTGAGCGCCGTGTACGGGTCGGTTGTGATGCCCGGTGAGGGCGGCCGCGGCCTGCATTCCGACAGCGGCATCACCGGTCACAACCGGGACGCATCCATGCCGGATGCCGACGAGGGGCGGCGGATCACGAGCCATTCGATCGCCTTGAACACGATCTTCTGCCTGAGCCCCTTCACCGAAACCAACGGCGCCACCGAATTCGTCCCGGGAAGCCACCGTTACGAGTATCTGGACGTACCCGACTCGGCCTACGACAACGCCCGGACCGCCGTCGCCCCGGAGGGATCGCTGGTGCTCTTCGATGTGAACACCTGGCACGGCACGACGAAGAACCGGACCGATGAAACGCGCTACGCGGTGTTGAGTCCGTGGCGGAGGCGCTGGACCAAGTGCGAGTACGAAATGGCCCGCGTGGTGAAACCCGACGTGCTGGAACGGGCGGGCGAAGACGGACCGGTCATCTTCGGATTTCAGGCCCAGTCGCCGTATACGGAACTCTGGCAGTGGGACCGGGAAGAAGGTGGGCCTAAACCGGAGTTCAGTCACCTGCGGCGGGACTGA